A genome region from Alteripontixanthobacter maritimus includes the following:
- the rplV gene encoding 50S ribosomal protein L22, with product MGKAKTPRRVAENEALAVGTTIRGSAQKLNLVAELIRGKKAEEALNILTFSKKGMARDAFKVLSSAIANAENNHNLDVDALIVAEASVGKAITMKRFHTRGRGKSTRILKPFSRLRIVVREHEEEEA from the coding sequence ATGGGCAAGGCAAAAACTCCGCGCCGCGTGGCCGAGAACGAGGCTCTTGCTGTGGGTACCACAATTCGTGGTTCCGCGCAGAAGCTCAATCTCGTCGCTGAACTGATCCGTGGCAAGAAGGCCGAAGAGGCGCTCAACATCCTGACCTTCTCCAAGAAGGGCATGGCTCGCGACGCGTTCAAGGTGCTGTCGTCCGCAATCGCCAACGCCGAGAACAACCATAACCTGGATGTCGACGCGCTGATCGTTGCCGAGGCGAGCGTCGGCAAGGCGATCACAATGAAGCGGTTCCACACACGCGGTCGCGGTAAGTCGACACGTATCCTGAAGCCGTTTAGCCGGCTGCGGATTGTTGTGCGCGAACACGAAGAAGAGGAGGCGTAA
- the rplE gene encoding 50S ribosomal protein L5, which yields MADQKNTAPRMRQRYDDEIVKAMTEKFGYKNRLEVPKIEKITLNMGVGEASQDKKKVQTAAEELALIAGQKPVITKAKKSIAQFKLREGMPIGTKVTLRRERMYEFVDRLVTIAMPRIRDFRGLNPKSFDGNGNYAMGLKEQIVFPEISYDRIDVVRGLDVIVTTSAKTDDEARELLRLFGFPFPAPEAAEASAEDEKAAA from the coding sequence ATGGCTGATCAAAAGAACACCGCGCCACGTATGCGCCAGCGCTATGACGACGAGATCGTCAAGGCGATGACTGAAAAGTTCGGTTACAAGAACCGTCTCGAAGTGCCCAAGATCGAAAAGATCACGCTTAACATGGGTGTGGGTGAGGCGAGCCAGGACAAGAAGAAGGTCCAGACCGCTGCCGAGGAACTCGCATTGATCGCGGGCCAGAAGCCGGTCATCACCAAGGCGAAGAAGTCGATCGCTCAGTTCAAGCTTCGCGAAGGCATGCCGATCGGTACGAAGGTAACCCTTCGCCGTGAACGGATGTACGAATTCGTTGACCGTCTGGTGACTATCGCAATGCCCCGCATTCGGGATTTCCGTGGGCTCAACCCGAAAAGCTTTGATGGTAATGGCAATTACGCCATGGGCCTGAAGGAGCAGATCGTGTTTCCTGAAATTAGCTATGATCGTATCGACGTCGTCCGCGGCCTCGACGTGATCGTCACCACCTCCGCAAAGACCGACGATGAAGCGCGCGAATTGCTGCGCCTGTTCGGTTTCCCGTTCCCCGCCCCCGAGGCCGCCGAAGCATCGGCTGAAGACGAAAAGGCCGCCGCGTAA
- the rpsJ gene encoding 30S ribosomal protein S10, producing MEAQNIRIRLKAFDHRVLDQATGEIAETARRTGALIRGPIPMPTRIEKFTVNRGPHIDKKSREQFEVRTYKRLLDIVQPNAQTVDALMKLDLAAGVNVEIKLA from the coding sequence ATGGAAGCTCAGAATATTCGCATTCGCCTGAAGGCGTTTGACCACCGCGTACTCGATCAGGCAACTGGCGAGATTGCGGAAACGGCCCGCCGCACCGGCGCGCTTATTCGTGGCCCCATTCCCATGCCGACGCGCATTGAGAAATTCACCGTGAACCGCGGCCCGCACATCGACAAGAAGTCGCGCGAGCAGTTCGAGGTGCGTACCTACAAGCGGCTGCTTGATATCGTTCAGCCAAACGCCCAGACGGTGGATGCGCTGATGAAGCTCGACCTCGCAGCTGGTGTAAACGTCGAAATCAAGCTGGCCTAA
- the rplC gene encoding 50S ribosomal protein L3: MRTGVIAKKIGMTRLFQEDGRHVPVTVLALEDCQVVSHRTMDRDGYVALQVGSGTAKQKNVNKPQREAFAKAEVGLKMKVAEFRLNDEEALLPVGATITADHFIAGQKIDVTGYTQGKGFAGAMKRWNFGGLRATHGVSVSHRSHGSTGQRQDPGKVFKNKKMAGHMGDRQRTQQNLEVVRTDAERGLIFVKGSVPGTKNGWMMVRDAVKLPMPSEAPFPGAMRRNAAETASDDAKPGLVEGAAEHEVTPEVSPELQAKLLEEQEAGAASEIAPAGEPGATIDPVNNPSEAKTASDDDGKEG; the protein is encoded by the coding sequence ATGCGCACAGGCGTTATCGCAAAGAAGATCGGGATGACCCGCCTCTTCCAGGAGGATGGCCGGCACGTGCCCGTTACCGTCCTTGCTCTGGAAGATTGCCAGGTCGTGTCGCACCGCACCATGGACCGTGACGGCTACGTCGCGCTGCAGGTCGGTTCGGGCACGGCGAAGCAGAAAAACGTCAACAAACCGCAGCGTGAAGCCTTTGCGAAGGCAGAAGTCGGTTTGAAGATGAAGGTCGCGGAATTCCGCTTGAACGACGAAGAGGCCTTGCTTCCCGTCGGCGCTACTATCACTGCAGATCACTTTATCGCTGGTCAGAAGATCGACGTGACGGGTTATACGCAGGGTAAAGGCTTTGCCGGTGCCATGAAGCGTTGGAACTTCGGCGGTCTGCGCGCCACTCACGGTGTTTCCGTTTCTCACCGCTCGCACGGTTCGACCGGTCAGCGGCAGGATCCCGGCAAGGTTTTCAAGAACAAGAAAATGGCCGGCCACATGGGTGACCGTCAGCGTACCCAGCAGAACCTTGAAGTGGTTCGCACCGATGCTGAGCGTGGCCTGATTTTCGTTAAGGGTTCCGTACCCGGCACCAAGAATGGTTGGATGATGGTTCGGGATGCTGTGAAGCTACCGATGCCTTCGGAGGCGCCGTTCCCCGGTGCCATGCGACGTAACGCCGCTGAAACTGCTTCTGATGATGCGAAGCCCGGTCTTGTGGAAGGCGCGGCAGAGCATGAAGTAACGCCGGAAGTTTCGCCGGAACTGCAGGCCAAGCTGCTTGAAGAGCAAGAAGCCGGTGCGGCATCGGAAATCGCTCCCGCGGGCGAGCCTGGTGCGACGATCGACCCGGTCAACAATCCGTCGGAGGCCAAAACGGCTTCGGATGATGATGGTAAGGAGGGCTGA
- the rpsC gene encoding 30S ribosomal protein S3 translates to MGQKSNPIGLRLQINRTWDSRWYAEGRDYAQLLKEDIEIRKHIMGSLPQAAISKVVIERPAKLCRVSIYAARPGVIIGKKGADIEKLRGALAKMTLSEVKLNIVEIRKPEIDAKLVATGIADQLIRRIAFRRAMKRAMQSAMRLGAEGIKIVCGGRLGGAEIARVEQYREGRVPLHTLRANVDYAEAEALTAYGIIGIKVWIFKGEILGHDPTAQDRLMMEAQTSGVRPAR, encoded by the coding sequence ATGGGTCAGAAGAGTAATCCGATCGGTCTACGGCTCCAGATCAACCGCACTTGGGACAGCCGCTGGTACGCCGAAGGGCGTGATTATGCGCAGCTGCTCAAGGAAGACATCGAGATCCGCAAGCACATCATGGGTTCGCTGCCACAGGCTGCGATTTCCAAGGTTGTGATCGAGCGTCCGGCGAAGCTTTGCCGCGTATCGATCTATGCAGCGCGTCCCGGCGTCATTATCGGCAAAAAGGGCGCGGATATCGAGAAGCTGCGTGGCGCTCTGGCGAAAATGACGTTGAGCGAAGTGAAGCTGAATATCGTCGAAATTCGCAAGCCGGAAATCGATGCCAAGCTCGTTGCTACCGGTATCGCTGACCAGCTGATCCGCCGGATTGCGTTCCGCCGTGCAATGAAGCGCGCGATGCAGTCCGCCATGCGTTTGGGCGCTGAGGGCATCAAGATCGTTTGTGGCGGTCGTCTCGGCGGCGCGGAAATCGCCCGTGTCGAACAGTACCGTGAAGGCCGCGTGCCTTTGCATACGCTCCGCGCCAATGTCGATTATGCCGAAGCCGAAGCGCTGACGGCATATGGGATCATCGGTATCAAGGTCTGGATCTTCAAGGGCGAGATCCTTGGCCACGATCCGACCGCGCAAGATCGCCTCATGATGGAAGCACAGACATCCGGCGTAAGGCCTGCCCGCTAG
- the rplB gene encoding 50S ribosomal protein L2: MALKNYKPTTPARRGLILVDKSGLFKGKPVKSLTEGKRKTGGRNNKGHITSRGIGGGHKQKYRFIDFKRRKWDVEGTVERIEYDPNRTAFIALIKYTDDEMAYILAPQRLAVGDKVIAGEKVDTKPGNAMLLGQMPVGTIIHNVEMKPGKGGQIARSAGAYVQLVGRDRGMVMVRLNSGEQRYLRADCMGTVGAVSNPDNQNQNLGKAGRKRWMGVKPLTRGVAKNPVDHPHGGGEGKTSGGRHPVTPWGKPTKGARTRKNKQTDKMIIRSRHAKKKR; encoded by the coding sequence ATGGCACTCAAGAATTATAAACCGACCACTCCCGCCCGTCGCGGCCTGATCCTCGTCGACAAGTCCGGCCTGTTCAAGGGCAAGCCGGTCAAGTCGCTGACCGAGGGCAAGCGCAAGACTGGTGGCCGCAACAATAAGGGGCACATCACCTCGCGCGGCATCGGCGGCGGTCACAAGCAGAAGTATCGCTTCATCGATTTCAAGCGTCGGAAGTGGGACGTGGAAGGCACCGTGGAACGGATTGAATACGATCCAAACCGCACTGCTTTCATCGCACTCATCAAGTACACCGATGACGAGATGGCTTATATTCTCGCCCCGCAACGCCTCGCGGTTGGTGATAAGGTCATCGCTGGTGAGAAAGTCGATACGAAGCCCGGCAACGCCATGCTTCTGGGTCAGATGCCTGTTGGCACCATTATCCACAATGTGGAGATGAAGCCGGGCAAGGGTGGGCAGATTGCCCGTTCCGCCGGGGCTTACGTCCAGCTCGTCGGCCGCGACCGTGGCATGGTCATGGTCCGTCTCAACTCTGGCGAGCAGCGTTATCTGCGCGCCGATTGCATGGGTACGGTTGGCGCGGTGTCGAACCCCGACAACCAGAACCAGAACCTGGGCAAGGCCGGCCGCAAGCGCTGGATGGGCGTTAAGCCACTTACCCGCGGTGTCGCCAAGAACCCTGTCGATCACCCGCATGGTGGTGGTGAAGGCAAGACCAGCGGTGGTCGCCATCCGGTTACGCCTTGGGGCAAGCCGACCAAGGGCGCCCGCACTCGCAAGAACAAGCAGACGGACAAGATGATTATCCGTTCGCGTCACGCCAAGAAGAAGAGGTAA
- the tuf gene encoding elongation factor Tu, producing MAKEKFERNKPHCNIGTIGHVDHGKTTLTAAITKVMAEVNGGAAVDFANIDKAPEERERGITISTAHVEYETEARHYAHVDCPGHADYVKNMITGAAQMDGAILVVNAADGPMPQTREHILLARQVGVPALVVYMNKVDQVDDEEILELVELEVRELLSAYDFDGDNIAIVKGSALAALEGRDDEIGKNSIIELMKAVDEHIPQPDRPVDKPFLMPIEDVFSISGRGTVVTGRVETGIVNVGDEVEIVGIKDTGKTTVTGVEMFRKLLDRGEAGDNIGALVRGVGREDVERGQVLAKPGSVNPHTEFSAEVYVLSKDEGGRHTPFFANYRPQFYFRTTDVTGEVILPEGTEMVMPGDNVTINVKLIAPIAMDPGLRFAIREGGRTVGSGVVSEITK from the coding sequence ATGGCGAAGGAAAAATTCGAGCGGAACAAGCCGCACTGCAACATCGGCACCATTGGTCACGTCGACCATGGCAAGACCACACTGACGGCAGCAATCACCAAGGTGATGGCTGAAGTCAACGGCGGCGCTGCTGTCGATTTCGCAAACATCGACAAGGCTCCTGAAGAGCGCGAGCGCGGCATCACGATCTCGACCGCCCACGTGGAATACGAAACCGAAGCGCGCCACTATGCGCACGTCGATTGCCCGGGCCACGCCGATTACGTGAAGAACATGATCACCGGTGCCGCCCAGATGGATGGCGCAATCTTGGTTGTGAACGCTGCTGACGGCCCGATGCCGCAGACACGTGAGCACATCCTGCTTGCTCGCCAGGTCGGCGTGCCTGCGCTGGTCGTGTACATGAACAAGGTCGACCAGGTCGATGATGAGGAAATCCTCGAGCTCGTCGAACTGGAAGTCCGTGAGCTTCTGTCCGCCTATGATTTCGATGGTGACAACATCGCTATCGTCAAGGGTTCGGCTCTGGCTGCTCTCGAGGGTCGTGACGACGAAATCGGCAAGAACTCCATCATCGAACTGATGAAGGCTGTCGACGAGCACATTCCGCAGCCCGACCGTCCGGTCGACAAGCCGTTCCTGATGCCGATCGAGGACGTGTTCTCGATCTCCGGTCGCGGTACGGTTGTCACCGGCCGTGTCGAAACCGGCATCGTGAATGTTGGTGACGAAGTTGAAATCGTCGGCATCAAGGACACGGGCAAGACGACCGTGACCGGCGTCGAGATGTTTCGCAAGTTGCTTGATCGCGGTGAAGCTGGTGACAACATCGGTGCACTGGTTCGCGGCGTCGGCCGTGAAGACGTCGAGCGTGGTCAGGTTCTGGCCAAGCCCGGTTCGGTCAACCCGCACACCGAATTCAGCGCCGAAGTGTATGTGCTTTCGAAGGACGAAGGCGGCCGTCACACGCCGTTCTTCGCCAACTATCGCCCGCAGTTCTACTTCCGCACGACGGACGTCACCGGTGAAGTAATCCTTCCCGAAGGCACCGAAATGGTGATGCCTGGCGACAACGTGACGATCAACGTCAAGCTAATCGCACCGATCGCCATGGACCCAGGTCTCCGCTTCGCTATCCGCGAAGGTGGCCGGACTGTTGGTTCCGGGGTTGTCAGCGAGATCACTAAGTAA
- the rpsS gene encoding 30S ribosomal protein S19: MARSVWKGPFVELSLLKKAEDAQEASSNKPIKTWSRRSTVLPQFVGLTFNVYNGHKFIPVSVSEDMVGHKLGEFAPTRTFPGHASDKKGKR; the protein is encoded by the coding sequence ATGGCACGTTCCGTATGGAAGGGTCCGTTCGTGGAGCTGTCCCTGCTTAAGAAGGCAGAAGACGCACAGGAAGCGAGCAGCAACAAGCCGATCAAGACCTGGTCGCGCCGCAGCACGGTCCTGCCGCAATTCGTTGGGCTGACGTTCAATGTCTATAACGGTCACAAGTTTATCCCGGTATCCGTGTCGGAAGACATGGTCGGTCACAAGCTCGGTGAATTTGCGCCAACGCGTACGTTCCCTGGTCATGCGTCCGATAAGAAGGGCAAGCGATAA
- the rplP gene encoding 50S ribosomal protein L16, producing MLQPKKHKYRKAFKGRIKGSAKGGTTLNFGSYGLKALEPERITARQIEAARRAITRHMKRQGRLWIRVFPDVPVSKKPAEVRQGKGKGSVEYWAARVKPGRILFELDGVAGPLAAEAFSRAAMKLPIKTKVVARLGDTSHLEG from the coding sequence ATGCTGCAACCAAAAAAACACAAGTATCGCAAGGCCTTCAAAGGCCGGATCAAGGGCTCTGCCAAAGGCGGAACGACCCTGAACTTCGGATCTTATGGTCTTAAGGCCCTAGAGCCTGAGCGTATTACCGCGCGCCAGATCGAAGCCGCTCGCCGTGCAATTACGCGTCATATGAAGCGTCAGGGCCGTTTGTGGATCCGCGTCTTCCCCGACGTGCCAGTGTCCAAGAAGCCTGCCGAAGTCCGTCAGGGTAAGGGTAAGGGTTCCGTGGAATACTGGGCCGCTCGTGTGAAGCCAGGTCGCATTCTGTTCGAGCTGGACGGCGTTGCCGGTCCGCTTGCGGCAGAAGCGTTCAGCCGCGCCGCGATGAAGCTTCCCATCAAGACGAAGGTTGTCGCCCGCCTCGGCGACACCTCGCACCTGGAGGGTTGA
- the rpmC gene encoding 50S ribosomal protein L29 encodes MADTKSTVEDMRTKSDDQLTESLVELKREQFNLRFQAATNQLERPARIKEVRRAIALIKTLQNERSAASAKSSAA; translated from the coding sequence ATGGCAGATACCAAATCCACCGTGGAAGATATGCGCACCAAGTCTGACGACCAGCTTACCGAAAGCCTCGTCGAATTGAAGCGCGAGCAGTTCAACCTGCGCTTTCAGGCAGCTACCAACCAGTTGGAACGGCCTGCCCGGATCAAGGAAGTTCGCCGCGCGATTGCGCTGATCAAGACGTTGCAGAACGAACGTTCCGCAGCATCGGCCAAATCCAGCGCGGCCTGA
- the rpsH gene encoding 30S ribosomal protein S8, whose amino-acid sequence MAMTDPLGDMLTRIRNGQQAKKDSVLSPASKLRANVLEVLQREGYIRGYAEDETGAHKALRIELKYFEGEPAIKHVARVSKPGRRVYSGSKELPTVRNGLGITIVSTPRGVLSDNEARTENVGGEVLAEVF is encoded by the coding sequence ATGGCTATGACCGATCCCCTGGGTGATATGCTCACCCGCATCCGCAACGGGCAACAGGCAAAGAAGGACTCTGTTCTCTCGCCTGCGTCCAAACTGCGTGCGAACGTTCTCGAAGTGCTTCAGCGCGAAGGCTACATCCGTGGCTATGCCGAAGATGAGACCGGCGCGCACAAGGCGTTGCGTATCGAACTGAAATATTTCGAAGGCGAGCCTGCTATCAAGCATGTGGCCCGCGTGTCGAAGCCTGGCCGCCGCGTATATTCGGGTTCGAAAGAACTTCCGACCGTGCGCAACGGCCTTGGCATTACTATCGTCTCGACCCCTCGCGGTGTGCTTTCGGATAACGAAGCGCGCACCGAGAACGTCGGCGGCGAAGTGCTCGCGGAGGTGTTCTGA
- a CDS encoding 50S ribosomal protein L23: MAKDTKNGVDARHYDVVLAPHITEKSTLLSEYNGVVFKVANDSTKPQIKEAIEALFDVKVTNVNTIVTKGKSKRWKGKPYKRSDFKKAIITLAEGDSIDVTSGI; this comes from the coding sequence ATGGCTAAGGACACGAAAAACGGTGTGGACGCGCGTCATTACGACGTCGTCCTCGCCCCCCACATCACCGAGAAGTCGACGCTGCTGTCCGAGTATAACGGCGTCGTTTTCAAGGTCGCGAACGACAGCACGAAGCCGCAGATCAAGGAAGCGATCGAGGCTCTGTTCGACGTGAAGGTCACGAACGTGAACACGATCGTGACCAAGGGCAAGAGTAAGCGCTGGAAGGGCAAACCTTACAAGCGTTCCGATTTCAAGAAGGCCATTATCACACTGGCCGAAGGTGACTCCATCGACGTCACCAGCGGGATCTGA
- the rplD gene encoding 50S ribosomal protein L4, translating to MKVKVQKIDGSKASGDVELNDAVFGVEPRADILHRVVTWQLEKRRATARPARERADVARTGAKHGPQKGSGGARHGDRGAPIFIGGGKAHGPRKRDFNPSLNKKIRALGLKMALSSKAKDALVVVDTLELKDAKTKALKGHFEKQGWGGKVLVIDGEAVNDSFTKAAGNLPGVNVMPAMGANVYDILKHDTLVLTKDAVEKLEARFDG from the coding sequence ATGAAGGTGAAGGTCCAAAAAATCGACGGCAGCAAGGCATCTGGTGATGTCGAGCTTAACGACGCCGTGTTCGGTGTCGAGCCGCGTGCCGATATCCTGCACCGCGTTGTGACGTGGCAGCTGGAAAAGCGGCGCGCGACTGCACGGCCTGCCCGGGAGCGTGCCGATGTTGCCCGTACCGGCGCCAAGCACGGCCCACAGAAGGGTTCGGGCGGCGCTCGTCACGGTGATCGCGGCGCTCCAATCTTCATCGGCGGCGGTAAGGCCCACGGCCCACGCAAGCGGGATTTCAATCCCTCGCTGAACAAGAAAATCCGCGCGCTCGGCCTGAAAATGGCCTTGTCGAGCAAGGCGAAAGACGCGCTGGTCGTTGTCGATACGCTGGAACTGAAAGATGCCAAGACCAAGGCTTTGAAGGGACACTTCGAAAAGCAGGGTTGGGGCGGCAAGGTTCTGGTGATCGACGGGGAAGCTGTGAATGACAGCTTTACCAAGGCTGCCGGCAACCTCCCGGGCGTCAATGTGATGCCGGCGATGGGCGCCAACGTCTATGACATCCTGAAGCACGATACGCTGGTCCTCACCAAGGATGCGGTCGAAAAGCTGGAGGCCCGTTTCGATGGCTAA
- the rpsN gene encoding 30S ribosomal protein S14 produces MAKLSSINKNERRKKLVKQYAAKYEKLKAVADDKSLDESERLIARLKLAELPRNANPTRVRNRCTTTGRPRGYYRKFGLNRIELRNLANKGLIPGVTKSSW; encoded by the coding sequence ATGGCGAAACTGAGTTCCATTAACAAGAATGAGCGGCGCAAGAAGCTGGTCAAGCAGTATGCAGCGAAATACGAAAAGCTGAAAGCTGTGGCCGACGACAAGTCGCTCGACGAGAGCGAGCGTTTGATTGCACGTCTCAAACTGGCGGAATTGCCGCGCAACGCGAACCCCACGCGTGTGCGCAACCGCTGCACCACCACCGGCCGCCCGCGCGGCTATTACCGCAAGTTCGGCCTTAATCGCATCGAGCTCCGGAATCTGGCCAACAAGGGCCTGATCCCCGGTGTCACGAAGTCGAGCTGGTGA
- the rplN gene encoding 50S ribosomal protein L14: MIQMQSNLDVADNSGAKRVQCIKVLGGSKRRFASVGDVIVVSVKEAQPRAKVKKGDVHRAVIVRTRKDVRRPDGSVIRFDSNAAVLVNKTEEPIGTRIFGPVVRELRGRGFMKIISLAPEVL, encoded by the coding sequence ATGATCCAGATGCAATCCAATCTCGACGTCGCGGACAATAGCGGCGCCAAGCGCGTCCAGTGCATCAAGGTACTGGGCGGCTCAAAGCGCCGTTTCGCATCCGTAGGCGACGTGATCGTGGTTTCCGTAAAGGAAGCCCAGCCCCGCGCGAAGGTCAAGAAGGGCGACGTACACCGTGCCGTCATCGTTCGGACCCGCAAGGATGTACGCCGCCCCGATGGCAGCGTTATCCGCTTCGACAGCAACGCTGCCGTGCTCGTCAACAAGACGGAAGAGCCCATCGGTACGCGTATCTTTGGCCCTGTGGTTCGCGAATTGCGCGGCCGCGGGTTCATGAAGATCATTTCGCTCGCGCCGGAGGTGCTGTGA
- the rplX gene encoding 50S ribosomal protein L24 — MGSAKIKKGDNVVVLSGRDRGRTGTVTQVMPKDGKVLVEGINVMTRHRKPSQANPQGGIDRIPAPMHMAKVAVADPKDGKPTRVRFEEKDGKKVRVAVKSGETIDG; from the coding sequence ATGGGTTCTGCCAAGATTAAGAAAGGCGACAACGTCGTTGTGCTTTCGGGCCGTGACCGGGGCCGCACCGGTACCGTCACACAAGTCATGCCCAAGGATGGCAAGGTTCTGGTGGAAGGCATCAATGTGATGACCCGTCATCGTAAGCCCAGCCAAGCCAATCCGCAGGGCGGGATCGACCGTATTCCGGCTCCGATGCACATGGCCAAGGTTGCTGTTGCGGATCCGAAGGACGGCAAGCCCACTCGCGTCCGTTTCGAGGAAAAGGACGGCAAGAAGGTCCGCGTGGCCGTGAAGTCCGGAGAGACGATCGATGGCTGA
- the rplF gene encoding 50S ribosomal protein L6, with protein sequence MSRIGKKAVAIPNGVTANIDGNVLSVKGPKGTLTLGLSELIDYKVEGDEIQVKPANDTKQAQAFWGMQRTLVSNLVEGVTEGFSKVLEINGVGYRAAVKGKILNLQLGYSHDVDIDIPEGLTVKTPDQTTIEVNGMDKQEVGQFAAEVRRWRKPEPYKGKGIKYRGEYIFRKEGKKK encoded by the coding sequence ATGAGCCGTATCGGAAAGAAGGCAGTCGCCATTCCGAATGGTGTGACCGCAAATATCGATGGCAATGTGCTGAGCGTGAAGGGCCCCAAGGGCACTTTGACACTCGGCCTGTCGGAACTGATCGACTACAAGGTCGAGGGTGACGAAATCCAGGTGAAGCCCGCTAACGACACCAAGCAGGCGCAAGCCTTCTGGGGCATGCAGCGCACACTTGTGTCCAATTTGGTCGAAGGCGTTACCGAAGGTTTCTCCAAGGTTCTCGAGATCAATGGCGTCGGTTATCGCGCAGCAGTCAAGGGCAAAATCCTGAACCTGCAGCTCGGCTACAGCCACGATGTCGATATTGACATCCCCGAAGGCCTTACTGTCAAAACGCCTGACCAGACCACCATTGAAGTGAATGGGATGGACAAGCAGGAAGTCGGCCAGTTCGCCGCCGAAGTCCGCCGCTGGCGCAAGCCTGAGCCGTATAAGGGCAAGGGCATCAAGTATCGCGGCGAGTACATCTTCCGCAAGGAAGGGAAGAAGAAGTAA